In Deltaproteobacteria bacterium GWC2_55_46, a single window of DNA contains:
- a CDS encoding leucine--tRNA ligase, giving the protein MAEKSERYGHKEIEARWQAEWERNKAFSAGETSSPKYYVLEMFPYPSGKIHMGHVRNYSIGDVLARFLMMRGKNVLHPMGWDSFGLPAENAAIQHGIHPAKWTYENIDNMRVQLKRMGLSYDWGREVATCSPEYYKWNQWIFLKLLEKGIAYKKRSSVNWCPECATVLANEQVEDGSCWRCSSPVEMKELEQWFFKITAYAEELLEHTYKLQGWPERVLVMQRNWIGKSTGAEVVFPVDGSKESIRVFTTRPDTLFGVTFMSLAPGHPAIERITTGERKADVERFVARARAEARDLRMNPEEVVKDGAFTGAFCVNPLTGEKVPVYVANFVLMEYGTGAVMAVPAHDQRDFEFAKKYGLPIKVVINPPGAALDPSTMDAAYVEPGIMVNSGPVDGTVSTGAMDAIIDLVEEKKAGKRTTTYRLRDWGISRQRYWGCPIPVIYCDKCGTVPVPFESLPVILPEDVMLTGKGLSPLASSESFVKTECPSCKGSARRETDTMDTFVDSSWYFLRYSSPQEKGLPFKKDEAGYWMPVDQYIGGIEHAVLHLLYARFFTKALRDLGLHEADEPFKNLLTQGMVCKEITRCPEHGYLYPEEVVEGKCKLCSKPVVIGAVEKMSKSKKNVIDPDRIISQYGADTTRLFSLFAAPPEKDLDWSEEGVEGSYRFLNRVWRLVVENSDLLTSALSWKPGEGLEGKAKELHATTHRTIRKVTQDIEERFHFNTAISSIMELVNALYQFQSTLDGKGHGTAEARVFKEAIEAVVLLLAPFAPHISEELWSRLGVTKPVYRTGWPAWSEEAVREDEIEIPVQVNGKVRSRLKVPAGAAEAEVKRIVMNDEKIKEIITGKDIRKFVYVQDKIVNMVVA; this is encoded by the coding sequence ATGGCTGAGAAGTCCGAAAGATACGGCCACAAGGAGATAGAGGCCAGGTGGCAGGCCGAGTGGGAGAGGAACAAGGCATTCTCCGCAGGGGAGACAAGCTCTCCGAAGTACTATGTCCTGGAGATGTTCCCATATCCGTCCGGCAAGATACACATGGGCCACGTGAGGAACTACTCCATCGGGGACGTGCTGGCGAGGTTTCTCATGATGAGGGGGAAGAACGTCCTTCACCCGATGGGCTGGGATTCCTTCGGCCTTCCAGCGGAGAACGCTGCCATTCAGCACGGCATACACCCAGCCAAATGGACATACGAGAACATAGACAACATGCGCGTCCAGCTCAAGCGCATGGGCTTGAGTTACGACTGGGGCAGGGAGGTGGCGACCTGCTCGCCAGAGTACTATAAATGGAACCAGTGGATATTCCTTAAGCTCCTTGAGAAGGGGATAGCCTACAAGAAGCGTTCATCGGTAAATTGGTGCCCGGAGTGCGCGACTGTCCTTGCAAACGAGCAGGTTGAGGACGGAAGCTGCTGGAGGTGCTCTTCGCCGGTCGAGATGAAGGAGCTTGAGCAGTGGTTCTTTAAAATTACCGCGTACGCTGAAGAGCTTCTTGAGCATACATACAAGCTCCAGGGCTGGCCCGAGAGGGTCCTCGTGATGCAGAGGAACTGGATAGGCAAGTCTACCGGGGCCGAGGTCGTGTTCCCGGTCGACGGGTCAAAGGAGAGCATAAGGGTCTTTACGACCAGGCCGGATACGCTCTTTGGCGTTACCTTCATGTCGCTCGCGCCGGGACACCCGGCTATAGAGAGGATAACGACCGGGGAGAGGAAGGCGGATGTGGAGAGGTTCGTGGCCAGGGCCAGGGCAGAGGCCAGGGACCTGCGCATGAACCCGGAAGAGGTCGTGAAAGATGGCGCGTTCACTGGGGCCTTCTGCGTAAACCCGCTCACGGGCGAGAAGGTCCCCGTATATGTGGCGAACTTCGTCCTTATGGAATATGGCACCGGCGCTGTCATGGCTGTTCCCGCCCATGACCAGAGGGACTTCGAGTTCGCCAAAAAGTACGGACTTCCGATAAAGGTCGTCATAAACCCTCCTGGCGCGGCGCTCGACCCCTCTACGATGGACGCGGCCTATGTAGAGCCTGGCATAATGGTCAATTCCGGCCCTGTGGACGGCACGGTAAGCACCGGGGCCATGGACGCCATCATCGACCTTGTGGAAGAGAAGAAGGCTGGTAAGAGGACGACAACCTACAGGCTCCGCGACTGGGGCATATCGCGGCAGAGGTACTGGGGCTGTCCCATACCGGTCATCTACTGCGATAAATGCGGCACTGTGCCGGTGCCTTTCGAGAGCCTTCCGGTAATACTGCCTGAGGACGTAATGCTGACCGGCAAGGGGCTCTCGCCGCTCGCCTCGTCAGAAAGTTTTGTAAAGACGGAGTGCCCGTCCTGCAAGGGAAGCGCACGGCGCGAAACAGACACCATGGATACTTTCGTCGATTCGTCCTGGTACTTTTTAAGGTACTCTTCTCCCCAGGAAAAGGGGCTGCCCTTCAAAAAAGACGAGGCCGGCTACTGGATGCCGGTAGACCAGTATATCGGGGGTATAGAGCACGCGGTCCTCCACCTCCTTTACGCGAGGTTCTTCACAAAGGCCCTTCGCGACCTCGGTCTCCATGAGGCGGACGAGCCCTTCAAGAACCTCCTTACCCAGGGCATGGTCTGTAAGGAGATAACAAGGTGCCCTGAGCACGGATACCTCTATCCTGAGGAGGTTGTAGAGGGCAAATGCAAGCTCTGCTCGAAGCCGGTAGTAATAGGCGCGGTAGAGAAGATGTCCAAATCGAAGAAGAACGTCATCGACCCGGACAGGATAATAAGCCAGTACGGAGCCGACACCACAAGGCTATTCTCCCTTTTCGCCGCCCCGCCTGAGAAGGACCTCGACTGGAGCGAGGAGGGTGTCGAGGGCTCGTACAGGTTTTTGAACAGGGTTTGGCGGCTCGTTGTCGAGAACTCCGATCTTCTGACTTCAGCTCTGTCATGGAAGCCTGGCGAAGGGCTTGAAGGAAAGGCTAAAGAGCTTCACGCCACCACCCACAGGACGATAAGGAAGGTCACACAGGATATAGAGGAGAGGTTCCATTTCAATACGGCCATCAGCTCGATAATGGAGCTTGTGAACGCTCTTTACCAGTTCCAGTCAACGCTTGACGGCAAGGGGCATGGTACGGCCGAGGCAAGGGTCTTCAAGGAAGCTATAGAAGCGGTGGTGCTGCTGCTCGCCCCGTTTGCCCCCCACATCTCTGAAGAGCTATGGTCGAGGCTCGGGGTCACAAAGCCCGTCTACAGGACGGGCTGGCCCGCCTGGAGCGAAGAGGCCGTAAGGGAAGATGAGATCGAGATACCGGTACAGGTGAACGGCAAGGTAAGGAGCAGGCTAAAGGTCCCCGCAGGGGCAGCGGAGGCAGAGGTAAAGCGGATCGTGATGAACGACGAGAAGATAAAAGAGATAATCACAGGCAAAGATATAAGGAAGTTTGTCTACGTCCAGGATAAGATAGTGAATATGGTGGTCGCTTGA
- a CDS encoding DNA polymerase III subunit delta, which yields MALKPLYYLYGTDDYLVEEAFLKIKSEALTGGFASMNYHVYEGKGLASSDLVSTAQTMPAFAEWRLIAVKGAEGIKAAQEKELAEYVADPSPTTCLVFISNAAKLDKGSALVKALEAGGHTKALNRLSDTELLRWIKEEAVRQGKTIADAAARSLLEISGTRLRDIKGELDKIVLFAGEKRAIDENDVAESGLECREESIFNLSDAIGKKDVKEAFRVYEKLSDEEPIKVLGAIARQMRTLLKIKALLKKGTPVERIGGLTGLFPKYASDYIRRSKLFGETELASAILKLLAADTDLKTGRAPVATVLPRVIMELCGK from the coding sequence GTGGCCTTGAAACCGTTATATTACCTCTATGGAACGGACGACTACCTCGTAGAGGAAGCCTTTCTCAAGATAAAGAGCGAGGCGCTCACGGGCGGCTTCGCCTCGATGAACTACCATGTCTACGAGGGCAAGGGGCTTGCCTCCTCTGACCTGGTCTCGACCGCCCAGACCATGCCGGCCTTTGCCGAATGGCGGCTCATAGCAGTCAAAGGGGCCGAGGGCATAAAGGCCGCCCAGGAAAAAGAGCTCGCTGAGTACGTAGCTGACCCGTCCCCGACTACCTGCCTTGTATTCATCTCAAACGCCGCGAAGCTTGATAAGGGCTCTGCCCTTGTGAAGGCCCTTGAGGCCGGGGGCCATACAAAGGCATTAAACCGCCTGAGCGATACAGAGCTTCTCAGATGGATAAAGGAAGAGGCCGTGAGGCAGGGCAAGACGATCGCGGATGCGGCCGCCAGGAGCCTTCTTGAGATATCCGGGACAAGGCTCCGTGATATAAAGGGCGAGCTCGACAAGATAGTCCTTTTCGCCGGTGAGAAAAGAGCGATCGACGAGAACGATGTCGCGGAATCGGGCCTTGAGTGCAGGGAAGAGTCGATCTTCAACCTCTCCGACGCCATAGGGAAAAAGGACGTCAAAGAGGCCTTCCGCGTATACGAGAAGCTCTCGGATGAGGAACCCATAAAGGTGCTCGGGGCCATAGCCCGCCAGATGAGGACGCTCCTTAAGATAAAGGCCCTCCTTAAGAAGGGCACGCCGGTAGAGAGGATCGGCGGGCTTACGGGCCTGTTCCCCAAATACGCGAGCGACTACATAAGGAGGAGCAAGCTCTTTGGTGAAACCGAGCTTGCCTCCGCCATCTTAAAGCTCCTTGCGGCCGACACCGACCTGAAGACCGGCAGGGCGCCCGTTGCGACGGTGCTTCCGAGGGTCATCATGGAGCTTTGCGGGAAGTAA
- a CDS encoding 30S ribosomal protein S20, with translation MANHASAIKRHKQSEKRRERNTSVKSTVRTAVKKVKDAVAAGKADEAKTSLSNAVSELGKAASKGVIHRNNASRKAARLSKLVNEKAK, from the coding sequence TTGGCTAACCACGCGTCAGCAATAAAAAGGCACAAGCAGAGCGAAAAGAGGAGGGAGAGGAACACCTCCGTTAAATCTACCGTAAGGACGGCTGTCAAGAAGGTAAAGGACGCGGTAGCCGCGGGCAAGGCGGACGAGGCAAAGACAAGCCTCAGCAATGCCGTCTCCGAGCTTGGCAAGGCCGCCTCGAAGGGCGTTATCCACAGGAACAACGCATCAAGAAAGGCCGCCCGCCTCTCGAAGTTAGTGAACGAAAAGGCGAAGTAA